In Desulfovibrio sp. Fe33, the genomic window GGCATTGACGTCGAGTTTATCGAACCCGGCAAGCCGCAGCAAAATGGCTCGCATGAAAGGATGCATCGCACTTTGAAGCGAGAATTTCGCAAGGGCCGGGACATGCGCCAGCAGACACGGCTCATGCGCTCCTGGCGCAGGATTTACAACCATCGGCGCGGTCACGAGGCGCTTGGCATGGCCGTGCCCGCCAGCCGATACGTCAGATCAGTTCGGAGTTTTCCCCCTATCATCCCGGATTTTCAATATGATGAGGGCGAGGCTGTCAGGCGTGTCAAACGCAGCGGGGAAATCCTATGGGCCGGGAAAATGCGATACATCAACCAGGGGTTGCGCGGTTGCTCGGTGGGGCTGCTGGATGATCAAAACGGCGACTTGATTGTTTACGCAGGATCGGTCCTGCTGGGGCTTTTGAAAAGGGACGGCTCCGGGGGCCTGATCAGGCCCCCGGAGCCGAAACAGAAACGGTAAAAGTGTTACCTATGTTCCCGGGCAGAAGTGTTACCCATGTTCCTGGTTGCACAAAACCCTTTTCAAAGGGTTTCCTTCCCCTTCCCCCGGCCGCCGGAGGCAAAATACTTACTCTAATATCTCTTTCACGCGGCCGACCTGGCCGTCGGCGAGGCGTACCTTGATGCCGTGCGGGTGTGTGGGGGATTTGGTCAGCAGGGCGGCGACCACGCCTTCGGTGAGAGCGCCTGTACGCTGGTCTTTTTTGAGCACGATGCGGACCTTTTGGCCCGGCTTGATATCTTTGCGGTTTCTTCCGTCCATGGTGGTTCCTCGGTTTGGCGCTGTTCACGACATGATGCGGGGGCGGCGATGTGTCCGGCGCGGCGTAGCTTGGGCGAACGCGAAGAGCGGCGAGGGCCGCCCGGTGTGATAAAGGGGAGTTGGGCTACTGCCAGGAGCCTTTCTTGAAACTGAAAATCTGGCGGTTGGGGATCACGGTAACCGGTGTGAATTCGGCCGCACGGCAGGCGGCGGGAGAATCGCCCGAGGCTTCCATGACCAGTTCGCAGAAGCGCATGACGCCGACGAAGGGGACGGATTTGGAGGAGGACCGGCGTACATTGGTGACGATGGAGTCCATGTCGATGGCGTGGAAGCGGGCCAGATAGGAGCCGTCCGCCTGCTGCGTGATCTGCATCCGCGAGCGCGCCAGGCGGTGATTGCGGTCCAGAGACTTGGCCCGGGTACGGGCGAACTGGGTGAAGTCGGCTTTCTTGGTGGCCAGTCCCGTGTCCAGGAAGACCGGCATGTTTTCCGCGGTGACGGGGGTGGATGCGTCGCCCGGCGAAATTGAGGCGAGGTCCTGCGCCCAGGCGGGCTGGACGGAGGCCGCAAAAAAAGCCCCGGTCAGAAAAACGGCCAAGGAGGCATAAACGATAAATTTGTGCATGGCGTTGAATCCTTCCAACCAGAGCAAGGGGTTGGGCGGCGGTG contains:
- a CDS encoding integrase core domain-containing protein, which encodes GIDVEFIEPGKPQQNGSHERMHRTLKREFRKGRDMRQQTRLMRSWRRIYNHRRGHEALGMAVPASRYVRSVRSFPPIIPDFQYDEGEAVRRVKRSGEILWAGKMRYINQGLRGCSVGLLDDQNGDLIVYAGSVLLGLLKRDGSGGLIRPPEPKQKR
- a CDS encoding YwbE family protein, which produces MDGRNRKDIKPGQKVRIVLKKDQRTGALTEGVVAALLTKSPTHPHGIKVRLADGQVGRVKEILE